The following DNA comes from Phoenix dactylifera cultivar Barhee BC4 unplaced genomic scaffold, palm_55x_up_171113_PBpolish2nd_filt_p 000804F, whole genome shotgun sequence.
gttatataaaaaaaaaactaatatgatgtatatgtatataagaAAAGTGGGTAATTAGTCGGGATCCCATCAAGTCAAATATAAAAAACTTTAAATCCAAACAAATAGGAAAATTTTAAGTGATTGTAACTTGGGTGTACACTTGAGCCATTGATGGCCGTGTCCAAGTTGGTTGTCAATTTTATGGGTGTTGGCGCTCTTTTCGTCTCGTTTAGATATGCTGCAGGGCTTGCTGGTAGACTCCCATTCAGATGTATGCAGCATATCAACTTAAAAGTGATTAAAGAAAGAATAGAGACTAATATGGAATGAGACGTCTTGACCTTTAAAAACTTTTACCATATTCATAtcgccatcaaaaaaaaaagaaatgcagTACATGGCTATAGTAGATGGATGTAGCACTAGGCTACGATGGTAAAAGCTAAAGTTACTTCTACTTCTAACCTGAAAACCAAAGTAgactaagaaagaaaaaatgcaTTGAATTGATTGTTGAAAGATTATTACAAAGTATAATTTTAACTTTTTATACTCACATATAATAACTTCACATTTCGACTATTGCCATCATGTTTGGCCTCCACTCCTCGTGGTTTTGATCACTAATGCCAGCTATCCTCCATTACACATATTCGTCCACACAGTTGCTCCACAACTGTTAGCCGGTAAGCATATCTTTTCGATGTTAGCTAATATTTACCGTCTCTTTATTTCGGCCTAAGACATGGATTTGTGTTTGGGATTATCTCTGAGACCGCTTCAGTCATTTTGATCTATTCCCACATATTTcgggggtagttctatatacaccccccctattgctcaggacaccccccaaaaaccaaaaaaaaaatacccaaactaacctttagtgtaattaccatattgcccttgaaattttctcatacaccccccttcctcctcctcagtttcgttttgaaaagaaaaaaaaaaacacccctcaaaccccccttaaacccctcctcccccgttcccccttctccctctcgtcgccggcattctcccgatctccgaccacctcgccggcttctcccggaaccacctcgccggcttctcccgaaatttttttttttcacggttcgtgctccgttcggcactggatcgccgaacaaaaggcttctgttcggctgaacagtgccgaacagaaggcttctgttcggcaaccctcaaccgaacagatctgttcggctgcacagtgccgaacagaaggcttctgtccggcactgttcagccgaacagaagccttttgttcggcgatccagtgccgaacggagcacgaaccgtgaaaaaaaaaaatttcgggagaagccggcgaggtggttccgggagaagccggcgaggtggtcggagatcgggagaatgccggcgacgagagggagaagggggaacgggggggttttgggcgttggcgaggtgttttggaggggaagagcagggtgggggggggtttggggggtgtagagagcaatttaggtgagggggtggggagggtggggggtaatttaggaatttttaattttttaggggtgtccttagcaaatgggggggtgtagagagtatttaattttttttttaatttttggggggtgtcctgagcaatagggggggtgtatatagaaccacccataTTTCGGCCTACCTTTGCCTGAATTTTTCTCCTTCGACCTATACCTCCATACTTGATGAATTTTATCATGAGGTCCAAAATCAATTCTTAGGGACTCAATTGAAGATCCATACTATTAATCATAACCCATACTACTAAAAAAATTTAGCAACAACAAATTTAGATGCACCCTGCTAGTAGTGCACCATGCcaaccccctttttttttttggtacaacggcagTTCACTCCTGCCGTAGGTAGATGCAaccaacaaaataaataaaaaaaaaagaagataacacAGAGGGTGAGGCACCGACACATGGTCGCCTAGTTGAAGCCTCCAAAATGGTGGGCTGCGAATGAGGCTACCCAATCAACCGCGCTATTCACCTCCGTGTAGGCATGTACGACCCATGTTAGACCACCATCGTCCAAGAGTATGTAGACATCGCGGAGTAACGAGCTGAACCTCGTATCGAGCTTCAGATCCTGAATCCACTCAATCATCGATGCCGAATCTCCCTCGAGCAGGGTGCGGTCCGCACCCAGCACCTGCCATGCATAGATAACTTTCTTCCATGCCGCCCTAAGCTTAGCACCGACCACAGACGTGTCGAAGACTTGCCATCCCCCAGCCGCTATCAGACAAGCATCATGATCTCTGATAACAAAGTCCACACCTCGGTGCACTTTTCCTCGCCAACATTGCCGTCGAAATTTACCTTGAGAAAGCCaggaggtgggggctcccatGAAACGAGCATGGTCCTGGGCATTGCATGAGCAAGAGGGGAGCTCTAGATTTCTCCAGCCAACCCAGGAACGATTGCATAGCGCCACGAATAATCTCCTCCACATGTAGAAGAGTCCTCTCCGCTGCTGACCCCAGGTGCACTCTGCTGCCGACCTCGGGTGCACTCTGCTGCCCTTGAAGATCCAGGCATTCCTATATAGCTAATAGTGATAAGCTAGATAGACAGCCTTGATTTCGGAACCCTCTAGGCCCAGCCTCCTCACTGAAGTCTCAAGAAAGAAAGTCGGCCTAAgttaaaggaaaagaaagtcAAGCACTCCTCCCAACGAGAAAACCCTAATCTCTCCACCCTTGCTCCTCTCCCACCTCTCTAGTCGAGCACTCCACCTTCCTTTCCATCTTATCATTTTTAGTCGTAGTCGGGCTTCGAGATATGTCtatttataatttaatattttctatATCCAAGTCCGATGGATGATCAACTCTATTTTCTACCTTCTAAAcaacaaataaattaaaataaaatagggCAAACAAATAGACGAACAAGAATCACCAAAGGAGGCCCGATGAGCTTATCTCCttctaataatataatataaaattgaggttatggatattaaaaaaataaaaatttattttattgtttgatgaaaaaatagtttatctatttttttaaaatagataGAATTTCCCTTTTATTTTATAGATAAATCGGAAAGCAGATCAACGTCAGTGTAAGGTTCACCGAGCAAGGAACGGCCTAAAAGATTCCCGGTAAGCCCACTCCCGAGCAAACTTTATTGATTGGTGGACGCCCCCTCGATGCGCGGGTTCCTCGCCACGCTCCGTGCCTCGCCACGCTTCAAGACAAAATGACCTCGACACCCCTCACAGCCCTCTTGTTCCGCGCCGGCGTTTCCAGTAAATTTCGGGCCCCATGTAGGGGCTCATGCGTCTACATGGGGGATAGGATGCCCtcattgctcttttttttttttttcccccctcccatcaatcaatcaatcaatccaTCCATCCAATCCATCACCGCTCGCGATGGGGTTGCAGCAAAAGGGCtcccaagaaaagaaaaacaaataatactcgagagagagagagagagagagagagagagaggttgtaCATGAAAGACGGTAGGTACATGGATTCCCGGCACCGTTCTGTCCAAAAGTTTGAAAGGCTGGAAGTTCCGTCGCTTCCTTACCAAAAATAAGTTTATATATAAGTTTTATAAAAATCACCGCCATCGCTCACCTCGACTGGGCatcaacccagcagaatgatcGATGCCGAGAAAATTTGTTGAATTACGATGGTTGCAGCTCGTATCGTATGAATAGCCGGTGATAATGTCCGCAGCCAAACAGACGAGCACTCCGGCCTAATTTGCCTCACGATTCGCACATTTCATGATGGAATCGCGGACTCGGGAGCGAGGACCGTCCATGGCGCGCGTCACGACCCGGGCCCGATCATGCAACTAACCGGGTTCCGACACGGCGGCAGAAGACGGCCGGTAACCGTCCGATAAGCGGGAGGCCAGCTTATCGACCGATTCCAGGTTGGGTGGAGTCACGCATGTGGTCAGGACTCAAGGTCCAAGTTAATGGGCCCGAAAACCGTTTGCCGGAGAGCACAAAAACGAAGGGCTGCGGCTTTCCGCTGCTAATCACGTTAATTAAACTGGGGCATTGTATTATAATAATTACATGCTATTATTCATTCATATCAACATCAAGGAAGAAAGGCGTCGGCTCTtccatcttcttttctttattttatcacTCTGGTGCGAAAAATGCAAACCGCTCCCGTTCTgtctccctccttcttctttcccttttctttttatccATAAATAAACCAAATTCCGAAAATATCTAAATCGCGGTCGCTTCGATCACGATCTCTCGGGCGGCGTCGATGGAGGAAATGTATGGGATGCACTTCGTGGCGGCGGCGGGAGGCGGGCTGGTGTCGGCGGAGGAGCTTCAGTGCTTGCTGGCGGCCGCCGGGGACAGGGCGCCGCCGGCGATCGCGGAGGAAGGAGGGCAGGAGATGGCGGGGGACATGAAGGCGCGGATCGCTTCCCACCCCCGTTATCCCAAACTCCTCGAGGCCTATATAAGTTGCCAAAAGGTAGTCTTCTTCGCCAAGAGATTCAAAAGGAGGGAAAACAAGGATCCGTTTCTTCTTTGCTTGAGTATATATCCAGAAACTGTCGTCACACATCCTTTCCTTTCTTATTGGCTGTCTTCTAACCTTTTCGTTTTTTCCCCGCCTTCGATCTTCGATCAGAGACTTTTCCCTGACTCTTTTGCACCTCTGGATTAATTAGGGTTCTCGGTATTCTCCGGTCTATTGTTTTTCGAAAACAAACAGAAAGAGGACGAAAATAAAGTTATTATATTCCATctttttttgctttattttcatttttttaaaaatttttctctTCTGATCGGACTTGTTTTCTGCATCTTCCACGATAAAAAGGAGAGAAGAGTTCatgatgtgtgtgtgtgtgtgtgtttttataCTTATATTCTCTCTGAATCAGAATTGTGATTGTCCTGCTCGATTCTTGTGGGACGATGGAGAAACTCAGTTGCTATTTCTCTCTGCAGCCACTGCCTCACTATCTtttccatgctatgtacatgtaCGTATACAGGTGGGAGCGCCTCCGGAAATCGCGTCTCTCCTGGACGAGATTCGGCGGGCGAACGACACCGCCAAGCGGAATGCCGTCTCGAGCCTCCTCGGAGCCGATCCCGAGCTCGACGAGTTCATggtctcttcttctctccttctccGAACCATCTTCCCCTACAAGATATATAGGGATGATCAATTCATAGGATATGACCatacatattttataaaatcctCCAGGAGACGTTCTGCGACGTGTTGGTAAAGTACCGGTCGGACCTGTCCCGGCCGTTCGACCAGGCCATCACCTTCCTCCACACCGTCGAGCGCCAGCTCTCCGACCTCGGCAAGCCTTCGACAAGCACCTCCCTGCCCTACGTCTCCGGTACCACCCCAGGAAACCCTActgcctccctctctctctctctctctctctctctctctctctctctctctctctctctctctctctctctctgtgtgtgtgtgtgtgtgtgtgtgggcgcgcgcgcgcgcgcatatGTGTCTGTGTGTTTGTTTTGTTTATTTTGCTCGGAGAAATGATCGAGCATCATAGCTTCCGTGGTGCATGCCAGAACGAGCTTGCGCACGTTAGCAAAAAAGCAGGGAAGGCCAGAAAGACGCAGGACGGAGTCGGGGGAGAGAAGAGAACGTGGGAAGTTGGGGTGGTCATGGCCGCCCCCGCTGCCGGCGGGCCTGGGTTTTGGGTCGGGTGAGACGGTTTTCATGGAgttccttctttccttttaattgaccaaaaaatagtaaaagaaaaaaaagaaaaaacaagaagGGAACGAACGAACGAAAGAAAGAATAGTCAGAGGGACGTGTCGGCTGGCTGTGGTTATAGTAGTTTCAACAAGTGGGGATCTCTCAAGTCTGAAATCTCTCCCGTGTTCCTCGCTTTCACCCCCACCTGTGGGAGTCCCCGTTTCCCTCACTGCCTGCATTGCTGCCTTCCACTTCTTTTCACCCTTCTCCTTTGCTTTGTCAGTATCGCTTTTCCTCAAAATACATACCTGCAAAGAGAGCCTGTGGTTccatatttttcctttctattttccccCTCTCTGGATATTTTCATACATAGGTTCCGTTGGAGTATTTGTTTTCTACTCCGATCTATTATGCAAGGTCTTCTATAAAGAGTTCGGTTTTGCCTAGGGAACAAAGGGGGTTCTTCTCCTAGTTCCGAGTTTCAACGGATTACGTCGATGtagggatgatgatgccttTGCCTGGACGTCGCGTTGGAAATTGGGGCAATGGGATCCTCGGGAAGGTGCCATCTTCCCGAGATTAATCGGCGAAGGATCGACCATCATATTCATCTATGGGCTGCAGTTAGCAAACCAAGCATCATATAGTATTTCTTCGATGAAGGCAAGAACCTCCTAGGAAGTCGTCCAATCTTCTAATTGCAATCTATTTTAACTTCCTTCGTGAATACCGGCATGGCGACAATTGCGTTAATAACACGACGCTCCAATACGGGTAGGTGGCTTTGGTTGCGCTCGTGGTCGCGAAGCGCATTACTTCACCCGGAATTGTCTTGTCTTAAGTACTACTTTGCTGCTCGACAGACTTGCATCTTTGGCCTGGGTTGGTTTTGAATCAGCTGGATTAGTTCGAACTGCTGCTGCTTTCTCGGAAAGAGCCATGGGTGACGAGTTGGAGTCTCGGTCTAAACTATCATATGCTTATTTTGCATTACCAAGGCTCGAGTACGAAGACAGATAATCAAATCTCTGATGCTCATCGCGCGGGTGGTGAGTTGTTTATTGCTAACCGAATTTTTGTCGCTGTCTTATGCaatatttttttccccttccGTCTGCCATGCTTTTAGACCAGTCCTCCTTCAGCAGAGTTGTTTCTTTTAATTATTTTCTTGCCTCATGGTGATGCTTTCGCTAAGCCATTGCCTCCGGTGAATGGTTCTGTGTGGTTCGTGCAGTCGATGCTCTTCCATGTGGTGGGTAAATGTAGACGGAAAAATTGAAAACAAAACCACCTTTTCCTGCTGCCCTGCCTTTAGGTCTGGTACGCCCCGTTGTGCTTGTCTATAGTTGTTTGCCTAGACTCCCCCGACCCCGTTGTGCTTGTCTATAGTTGTTTCCCCCCCACTCCTTATTATCAGGGAATACGTACTGACTGGGAATGCTAAAttatcagcaaaaaaaaaaagccttcaTGGAATCAAAAGATGTATTGCTTTGCTGCCtaaattttttgatttgatcaCTCATATAACTTTTGGTGCGTTTGATAATTGCGATGTTCCAGACTTTTTTATGTGCAAGTTTCGTGCCACACGGGTGCCCCAGCTAATAAGATCGTACAAATGCTGGAAATTTCAGGTGGGTCGCTGCAGGTTTGGTCTGGTTCAGTTTTCTTAGTATACATTTCCTGTAGAAGGATGGTACTTTACGAAGTCTAGTTGTCTGAATCAAGACAGAGACTGGTTGAACCTATGAAAAATAGGTTCTATGctaaagctaaaaaaaaaaaaaagaataggttctataggaagTGCGATGTCATAAACAGCAAACATGTCaagcatttaaatgttgccGCCAATGGATATTTCATGTTTCTGCGACTTTCTAATCTgtcattttctattttatcgTCGCGGATTTTTTTTGCATTGTATCTATCTCAGattaaagaagaaagatataaattctaatcagaaaaaaaagaagttactgataaaaaaattaaaaataaaatttatgtagAAGTCAGAATAAAATTTATGTAGAAGTCAAAGTCTGGTTTTTGTCCGGCTTTGAAAATTTGTACTTTCTTTTAATTAGGAGGAATCCAACCAAATTTTGGTCGGATTTGACTAGCTCAAAAATAGtagaaaatttgttataaaGTTATATGATACGTTAAAAATTTTGATCTCTTCTGATCAGAAAGAAAATCCGGCATAATTTAAAAAGTTATATCTTTATAAAATAGTagaaaatttgttttttttttaactaaaggAATCTGATTCAAATAAAGAGAATCTCACTAGTTTAAGCAgaaagtatatgctatatatggttttggaaaagaagaacaaagggaGTTGAATGGAAAAACATAGACTCTACTTTCGATACTCTAGAATCCCAACAAGTGGATTAAAAGCAAAGAACTAAACCTTATTTTCTACCTATGATGTGTACCGCAATATATGGATCATAAACAAGCAATAAAAGCAAATGACTTGTAGGTCTGCTTTCGAAAATTGTTATTGTCATTTTATTCGAGAGAATCAAGTTTAAGAGATTGAAGGAATACCTTTTTTCTCCCCAGTAGGATCAGGTAACCACCAtctggtttttgtttttgttttttttaatggttAGAATTTTCATTGGACGGGTAAACTGGGGCTAGCCCCCATGACAATACACGTTTCCTTAGCAATGAGATGTCCTAGGTTCCATGTTTGGGCTGGTGTGCCCAGGTAACTGTAGTGGAGGCGGGTTCTCTCTCGCTCGCTTGCTCGCTCGCCAAGTTCTTGGTTGTTGTAGGAGTGATCGGTTGCTTGCTGAAGTGGTGGTTGGTTTTACCTAGCTTTTCAATAGGCCTATCAAAGAGCTAGCTTGTCGATTTTGAAATACGTTCTTAGCAATAGATTGGCAATGAAAAGAACACGGAAGATCGAGATAATGATAAAAAGGCACTATAGTTCATGATGCTGCAACTTCTGTATCTAGTTCCCCGGTGAGAAAATCATCTCTTTCTAGTCTGGCTGACCTAATAGATTTGTTTCTCGTGTGGATTTGCATCAGTTACAGGCTGTGCGAGTCATGGTCTTGTCTCTGATAAAACGAAACCAAGCTAGGTGCTCGGTGCGGCTAGGTGGGCGGGGCTGGTTCTCCTATATATTCTGAACTGACGCGTTCTCTTGAAATTCTCTTGCATCTCTGTCTGTGCTGCGTGCATACATCCCATGGTCGTTTTGTCATGTTACTTTGCCTCCATAGTTCATGTTGGCATCTAATTTTCTTCAGGGTTATGGTGCACCGGATTTCTCATGTTTGCGTCCTTTCCATGTCCAGCTCATTATTTCATAGAATGCTCTTTGAATGTAATTTAGTTTAAGGTAGCTACAAAACTACAATATGGTTTTGCTTTCTCGGGGATTGGTTTCAGTCGACACGAGCATGAATCATCTAGGCACTGCAGCTTCCCCATGGCTGGGTAGTCCGAACGTAAGCTGTATCGATTAATCTAGGAAGGCTTTAACGAATTTTTTACGAATATTTTGTGTGTTGGACAAGAAATATACTTGCGCTTCAGTCTGCGGGCATTATTCACATTGCCATTTGGCCGGTGCCATATTATCCATCATGTTTGCCATTTAAGAATTATTTGCTGGTCGTATTAGCGTTATTTGGGGTTACCTTCCtttacctctccatccgtgttTTCTTATAAACTCTTCAAAAATAGATaatttatgattattttttaatattctatattaatttctttgcaaataattgtttttttttatttttttaatacaaatCCGATCCTACCCAGATCTTTAATTAGGTTAGTCTTCATGCTTGTTCAATAAATATATCTTAGCTCTCTTAGCTATGTGTGCATCATGTGTGTGATCTAGATAGTAGATTATGTTTTTGTCCATATAGAATTAATGTTAGTTTTTATTactaaatttaactaaaaatccggttTACTTCTGAATGACATCCTATTTATATCTAGATTTAGATAGAAGAAATATGGATATAACTATGGATGTCTTGTATTGTATCTATTTAAAGTAAATATGAATAGAGTTTATATTGAATTTACATCtgtattaattttgaaaaattattgATAGTAATGATAGTATTTATTTATATCTGTATCCATTCATCGAAAATATATGGATACAAGCCGATTTTTAGCTTTATCGTTTGCAGTAGCGCTTATGTTCTCACGTGCTGTTCGTCGTGATCTAACGAAGCATTAATAGTTTGTTCCGGAGCTATGTGCGGTGCCGGTGGGAAATTAAGAGAGTGCACGATGGTGGTGGGGGAGGCCTCCGCAATTCTCGCCGGTCCTCTCCTTGACCGTGGGGCGCCCTGGCCCCTCCTGCCCGTTAAATTAAGTCTGCCGTGCCCATTAAATTCCTCGTTCGCATTGGCGTGGAGGCTGTTATAGTGCCTCTATATCTTAATTTCTTTGGTTCTGATCTCTCAGAGCCGTCGGTGCTGCATCCAGAGAATTCTATTATTAGATTTGTGTTGcgttcgctctctctctctctctgaggtGGACTGTCTAAGTATACCAGATTATGCGCGTCGAAATAATATTCTAGATAGGAAGCATTATTGACGCAAGGTATATTCTGATCTAATGCTCTTTCATATCTTAAACGAAAATTGTATCTGATGGCTTGATCTGCGCGCGTTGGTCCGGTTAAGAGGTGCATTCTGAAAGACCggaaataatttcataattATTGATGAGTAATAATGGTAGGTTTTGTGATAAATTTgctttaattaattaatctccAGAAAGAGTTTTTTTCTTTCACGTGCGCAAGTTTTGTTGATATGGGCGCTTATGTTTGGATGGCATGTTTAAAAGTGCGTATTTTTTATAAGAGCAAACTATTCTTCACAGGGAGTGTTTTCTTATGAGACACTCACAGATAGAGAAATAGGTGAAGGGAGATACGCGATCATTAATTTCAATATGGAAGCTCTTGGCAGATGCTAGGAGACTTGCTCGAAGGGTTTTTCCATAAATGAGAGAGATTGATGTTTTATTCATATGGATCgctgaaaatcaaaagaaaccgGACACTGGAGAGGGACGAATGCCAGCACcgccgcaaaaaaaaaaaaagaagagggataCAGATGAGTGTTTGCGGTGGATTCTGTCCGAGGTACGCGCTCCAATTATGGGGACCGACTATGGATGCACTATTATCTGTTTCGTACGTGGAGAGATAACATCGacagatttgtttaatttttgcTACTTTGATGGTGGGAAAGAGTGAGGGAGGGTTCGGTGGCTGGATTGAGTGAGGTGGAGGGTTTCTCATATACCGCTTTCAAAACTCAAGGATCTGAATCCATAGTCGATCTTATATGTACAAGCGTACGTGCAGCCAAGCCAAAGATTGCCCCTCCAAACAAGTTGTTTTTCAGttccaaagtcgatcttatatATGTGTGCTTCTGTATTCAGCTGAATTGCTTCTTTTTGCATCTCATGTCGACCTAGACGATTCTTTCTTTGCCATGCTAAGCAAGTAATGTGTCTCATCCGAACAGACGAGACTGCTGGATCATCGGAGGAGGAATTCAATGGAGGGGAAGTAGAGGTTCAGGAGTTACAGTCAAAAAGTGAAGATAGAGATCTCAAGGACAAGCTTCTTCGCAAATACAGCGGTTATCTAGGCAGCTTGAAGCGGGAGTtctcaaagaagaagaagaaaggaaagctaCCAAAGGAGGCACGGCGGAAGCTGCTTGACTGGTGGGAAGCGCACTACAAATGGCCATACCCAACAGTAAGTATGAGCATCTTCTTGTCAAGCACTGAAACTGAGACTGCTTAAAAACATACCTGTGGTGCAATATGGCCGTCACCAAGGAGTTGTGATGAGAAATAGGGTAACCAGCTCGCATATTTCCGAGAATATGCGGGGCCTATATGTTTAACATAATGTTGAGTTAAATATATAAGTCCTGCATATTTCTGCGGGCTTTGTTCTAAAAAAATGTGCGGCCATGTTGGAGTGCAACAGATTGGCTATTGCCAAATTTAACATGTGAAAGTACCAAAGAATTGTATCTATCGAAGCAAGGGCAATAAACTAGTTTGATCTGTTTTGCTTATAAAATTCAGGAAGCTGATAAGATTGCGCTGGCCGAATCAACGGGACTGGACCCGAAGCAGATAAATAACTGGTTCATAAATCAGCGGAAGAGACACTGGAGACCGTCTGAGAACATGCCGTTTGGTGTCATGGAAAGCCTCCCTGCACCCTTCTATGTGGATGACTGAGGCCATGTCGACTGAAAGAAAAACTGAGGTGCTTGACTCGCAACTCCACTAATTTCTCGCCGGGGATGATGTCAAGGTGGCACCATCCTCGATGATGTAATTAATGATTCCCAAAGACAATTATATATTTGACGGGGACGTTGCAACTGCATTGCAGGTTTGATTAAGATATTATATATTGATCCCAACTGGCTTAATCGCCCCTATTTTTCAGTGTTTAATATCCTCGAACCTGCCTATGGTTTGGAGGGGTCTATTGTTCTGCAGTCTCGTCTAATATTCTGGACGTTTTTCTCTTCTGATTGTCTAATTTTTGGGTATATTGTTCGCTCGTTACGCACATCAGTCAGCTCTCTGGGGTGTTATTCCACTCATTTTGAACTTAGACGGCTCTTTCAATAGGCAGCGCAGGTCCTATAAATTGGGGATATTACTATTAGTTGATTTTCTAAATTTCAGTAGACGCCTGTCGATTATTAAAGCAGCATTCGTTGAGTTGGCAGAATTCGAATTGTTGTAGCATCATCTAATCATGCTACCTCGCCCGCTTTCTCAAACCGGAAATGCAAGCGCGTCCTCGAAGGTCCTGACGCGTCTTTGAAGATGATATGAGCCGAGAGCTGATGTAACGTCTCACTAATTTCGTTCGTGCATCGACAATGCTATCACTGTCCGCGTGCATGCGGTGGACAAGCATCACTTAACtcgtattattattattattattattattattattattattattattattattataagagagaaaagaatatgTGATTGATAATTGCATCGCGTCGTAAAATGAAGGGAAAAGTAATTATACTAGATTTTAGTGGTGGAAGTGGGGCCGTTTAATTTCTTCGATAATTAAGATCCTATAGTTAGCATTGGCTTGATGCACAGCTGCAGTTGCATGTCATCTGGAATATGTTAAATATAACTTATTTGATTTAATGACATAGATTGAACATTTGCGACCAAAGATTGAACGTTTGGAGACTGCAGAATGATGATGCGAATTGTCCTATTTTCAAGTAAAAAGCTGTCAGGTCATAATCTCAGGAAACCTATTGTGAATGAAGAGATTGCATGCGCATTAGAAGATAGATGCATGTCGGAAGCTCGGAGTTGATGGATGGTTTTTCTATTTACTTTTGTAGTTAAAATTTCCACAATGAACAAGAGCACGAGCAAACTTCGGCTGCTGGTTTTGGCTTATGAGGAGCATTGCTTAGAGGAGATCCCGGACAGTGTTTTGGCATGCTCTTTCTGATAAAGTTCTGGAGCATTATAAGAACAAAGGAGCTTGAGAATGAGCACACTGAAGGAATCTCATGAGCACATTGAAACTGATTGAAGGCGAGACATTGAAAACCTTAGCATGTTGATGAAAAACTGATTGAATTGTTTCCATCATGTGCCGCCGAGGGCAGAGATATCACTTATGAGGGCAAGACATTGAAACTTTAGCATGTTATGTAATTGGATGCCATGAATGGCAAGACTTTGTGTTTCTAGCTAGCTTGCCATTGTCAATTGGTGGTTGTGGTTTTTTGGTACGGAATTGGTGGTTGTGGTTATTTGTTGCATTTCAGTTCAGCTCAGCACATTTATTTCCATACGGTGTTATAGTCTTTTCTTGCCCCCTTTAAGCAGAGAT
Coding sequences within:
- the LOC103703804 gene encoding homeobox protein knotted-1-like 6 yields the protein MEEMYGMHFVAAAGGGLVSAEELQCLLAAAGDRAPPAIAEEGGQEMAGDMKARIASHPRYPKLLEAYISCQKVGAPPEIASLLDEIRRANDTAKRNAVSSLLGADPELDEFMETFCDVLVKYRSDLSRPFDQAITFLHTVERQLSDLGKPSTSTSLPYVSDETAGSSEEEFNGGEVEVQELQSKSEDRDLKDKLLRKYSGYLGSLKREFSKKKKKGKLPKEARRKLLDWWEAHYKWPYPTEADKIALAESTGLDPKQINNWFINQRKRHWRPSENMPFGVMESLPAPFYVDD